One genomic region from Candidatus Goldiibacteriota bacterium encodes:
- a CDS encoding outer membrane lipoprotein carrier protein LolA, with amino-acid sequence MNKKIVIGLLLIYMMFLISCATESKTVVKDADISAAADATAQAAVQARSVKEEPTQTATLTFTLTAVPTKAKPSPTSTKEAKTAPTATKTAVKKVSTPAVKTKAVSTPVKKEEITLGEVIEKIEAAQVKRKAIVMNIDINTKYTDADTSQRIKGLAYIVKPDKFKVIYSEPTEQQLISDGKTVWVYTPVLSQAIKQDVEQMSFNSKFYIDFESSIAYFSKRSRSTLTVSENFYLIKMIPIKKQEMAFDELTVKVNKETLFPESMKMKYEAMIVESVFSNIKKYSAEKADLLPEFKDSAFTFKAPEGIEIIEASDLMQGNPIIK; translated from the coding sequence ATGAATAAAAAAATTGTTATAGGTTTATTATTGATTTATATGATGTTTTTAATCAGCTGTGCTACTGAAAGTAAAACAGTTGTAAAAGACGCGGATATTTCAGCTGCGGCAGACGCTACCGCGCAGGCCGCGGTTCAGGCACGGTCAGTAAAAGAAGAACCCACACAGACAGCCACATTGACATTTACTTTGACTGCAGTCCCGACAAAAGCAAAACCGTCGCCGACTTCCACAAAAGAAGCGAAAACAGCGCCCACTGCCACTAAAACAGCGGTAAAGAAAGTGTCAACTCCGGCTGTTAAAACCAAGGCGGTAAGTACTCCGGTAAAAAAAGAAGAAATTACCCTTGGGGAAGTCATTGAAAAGATAGAGGCGGCTCAGGTTAAAAGAAAAGCAATTGTTATGAATATTGACATAAACACAAAATACACTGACGCTGATACTTCGCAGAGAATAAAAGGGCTTGCTTACATAGTAAAACCGGACAAATTCAAAGTGATTTATTCCGAACCCACAGAGCAGCAGCTTATATCTGACGGAAAGACGGTCTGGGTATACACCCCTGTTTTAAGCCAGGCAATAAAGCAGGATGTGGAACAGATGAGTTTTAATTCAAAATTTTACATAGATTTTGAATCTTCAATAGCGTACTTTTCCAAAAGAAGCAGGTCCACCCTTACTGTTTCGGAAAATTTCTATCTGATAAAAATGATTCCCATAAAAAAACAGGAAATGGCTTTTGATGAGCTTACGGTAAAGGTGAATAAAGAGACGCTGTTCCCTGAATCCATGAAGATGAAGTATGAAGCGATGATAGTGGAATCGGTTTTTTCAAACATAAAAAAATATTCCGCTGAAAAAGCGGATTTATTGCCCGAGTTTAAGGACAGTGCCTTTACTTTCAAAGCGCCGGAAGGCATTGAAATAATAGAAGCGTCTGACCTTATGCAGGGAAACCCGATAATAAAGTAA
- a CDS encoding DUF4115 domain-containing protein: MSKGYGELLKKARESRNLKFQDLHKELKVDPVYLKALEEEDATAFEKPVYMRLFLRTYARFLKLEEAQIISLFDQTPEGQQTEKEIHRIGKEIIKDDFAKSVLKEAQHDHEKQAETPALKAGGMELTLNNKRNLIIVISAAALLVLAIILFAVLGGKKSEGNKSVYPVPGQTETLNVFAKGKADTWIKVRHDNGEEDFLLKKGMDKRWKDITKIVFLIGNAAGIEFTVNGESIGAIGEDGEVINGLVFQSGKNWYIDKGQGFTQGARKPTEVPTAVPTEVTEQEPAAVETPAEQ, translated from the coding sequence ATGTCAAAAGGATACGGAGAACTTTTAAAGAAAGCAAGAGAGTCAAGAAACCTGAAATTTCAGGACCTGCATAAAGAACTGAAAGTGGATCCTGTATATTTAAAGGCGCTGGAAGAGGAAGATGCCACCGCTTTTGAAAAGCCTGTTTATATGAGGCTTTTTCTGCGCACGTACGCGCGTTTTTTAAAACTGGAAGAAGCTCAGATTATATCTTTATTTGACCAGACGCCGGAAGGCCAGCAGACTGAAAAAGAGATACACAGGATAGGCAAAGAGATTATAAAAGATGATTTTGCAAAAAGCGTGCTTAAAGAGGCGCAGCATGACCACGAAAAACAGGCGGAAACGCCGGCATTAAAAGCCGGAGGCATGGAGCTTACTTTAAATAATAAAAGAAACCTTATCATTGTTATTTCCGCGGCGGCGCTTCTTGTTCTGGCCATTATACTTTTTGCCGTGCTCGGCGGAAAAAAATCGGAAGGAAATAAATCTGTTTATCCCGTTCCGGGGCAGACAGAAACCCTTAATGTTTTTGCAAAGGGGAAAGCGGATACCTGGATAAAGGTAAGGCATGACAACGGAGAAGAAGATTTTCTTCTGAAAAAAGGCATGGATAAAAGGTGGAAAGACATAACAAAGATTGTTTTTCTTATCGGCAATGCGGCGGGAATTGAATTTACGGTAAACGGCGAATCAATAGGAGCCATAGGCGAAGATGGAGAAGTGATAAACGGCCTTGTTTTCCAGTCGGGAAAGAACTGGTACATAGATAAGGGACAGGGCTTTACGCAGGGCGCAAGAAAACCCACTGAGGTTCCTACTGCCGTGCCCACAGAAGTAACAGAACAGGAGCCGGCTGCTGTAGAAACTCCGGCTGAACAGTAA